In one window of Paucibacter aquatile DNA:
- the flhD gene encoding flagellar transcriptional regulator FlhD, which yields MNADQILAEIREANLNYLMLAQNLIRTDREQALYRLGISEDTATLISTLSPAQLMKISSGNTLLCRFRMDDDLVWGLLTSHSKTAANDGVGRLHASILMAGRHQEAA from the coding sequence ATGAACGCAGACCAAATCCTCGCCGAGATCCGTGAAGCCAATCTGAACTACCTGATGCTGGCGCAGAACCTGATCCGCACGGACCGCGAGCAGGCGCTGTACCGCCTGGGCATCTCGGAAGACACGGCCACCCTGATCTCGACGCTGAGCCCGGCGCAGCTGATGAAGATCTCCTCGGGCAACACCTTGCTGTGCCGCTTCCGCATGGACGACGACCTGGTCTGGGGCCTGCTGACCAGCCACAGCAAGACGGCGGCCAACGACGGCGTCGGCCGCCTGCACGCCAGCATCCTGATGGCGGGCCGGCACCAAGAAGCCGCCTGA
- the fliE gene encoding flagellar hook-basal body complex protein FliE, with translation MELKLRPFDFAQATARAGLNINGEPLSKAKATGGASFGDAMAQAMQGVSRSQNEASRLQREVQLDNPTVSLEETMVAMQKAQIGFQATLQVRNRLVSAYSEIMNMQV, from the coding sequence ATGGAACTGAAGCTCAGACCTTTTGATTTCGCCCAGGCCACCGCGCGCGCTGGCCTGAACATCAATGGCGAGCCGCTGTCCAAGGCCAAGGCCACGGGCGGCGCCAGTTTTGGCGACGCCATGGCCCAGGCCATGCAAGGCGTGAGTCGCTCGCAGAACGAGGCCTCACGCTTGCAGCGCGAGGTGCAGCTGGACAACCCGACCGTCAGCCTGGAAGAGACCATGGTGGCCATGCAGAAGGCCCAGATCGGTTTCCAAGCCACCTTGCAGGTCCGCAACCGCCTGGTGTCCGCCTATTCGGAAATCATGAACATGCAGGTCTGA
- the flhC gene encoding flagellar transcriptional regulator FlhC — protein MRNKSILTEARQIERAVTLINLGARLQVLESETDLSYERLLRLYKEVSGKSPSKGQLPFSTDWFMTWQPNIHASLFLNVHEYLNKVSELDEIDAVIKAYQLYQEQTQAQGLEAMLSITRAWRLVKFIDNGMLTMTKCSSCGGHFVTHPHEIARHYVCGMCNPPARAGKGRAQGAIQMH, from the coding sequence ATGCGCAACAAGAGCATCCTGACCGAAGCCCGCCAGATCGAACGTGCGGTGACCCTGATCAATCTGGGTGCGCGCCTGCAAGTGCTGGAGTCGGAGACGGACCTGTCCTACGAGCGACTGCTGCGCCTGTACAAGGAAGTCTCGGGCAAGAGCCCGAGCAAGGGCCAGCTGCCGTTCTCGACCGATTGGTTCATGACCTGGCAGCCCAACATCCACGCCTCGCTGTTCCTGAACGTGCACGAGTACCTGAACAAGGTGTCGGAGCTGGACGAGATCGACGCGGTGATCAAGGCCTACCAGCTCTACCAGGAGCAGACCCAGGCGCAAGGCCTGGAGGCCATGTTGTCCATCACCCGCGCCTGGCGCCTGGTGAAGTTCATCGACAACGGCATGCTGACCATGACCAAGTGCTCGAGCTGCGGCGGCCACTTCGTGACCCACCCGCATGAGATTGCCCGTCACTATGTCTGCGGCATGTGCAACCCGCCGGCCCGTGCGGGCAAGGGCCGCGCCCAGGGCGCGATCCAGATGCACTGA
- a CDS encoding flagellin N-terminal helical domain-containing protein: MPQTINTNIASLNAQRNLNMSQGSLGVSMQRLSSGMRVNSAKDDAAGLAIAERMHAQVRGMNVAIRNANDGISLAQTAEGALSKVGDTLQRMRELSVQSRNATNTTTDLDSIGKEFGELALEIGRVLAGTTFNGKKILGADAVIPQEFQVGPNTGAEDTITVTTSDMTVDPTITAVTGATIGNASTTADIKVIIDNIDIALNTVSSQRATLGASQNRFEAVISNLQVSVENQSAARSRIMDADYAAETSNLSRTQILQQAGNAMVAQANQLPQQVLSLLKG; encoded by the coding sequence ATGCCGCAAACCATCAATACCAATATTGCCTCGCTGAACGCGCAGCGCAATCTGAACATGTCGCAGGGCTCCCTCGGGGTGTCCATGCAGCGCCTGTCCTCGGGTATGCGAGTCAATTCCGCCAAGGACGATGCGGCAGGCCTGGCGATTGCCGAGCGCATGCATGCCCAGGTCCGAGGCATGAACGTCGCCATCCGCAATGCCAACGATGGCATCTCGCTGGCACAGACCGCTGAAGGCGCGCTGTCCAAGGTCGGCGACACGCTGCAACGCATGCGTGAGCTGTCGGTGCAGTCCCGCAACGCCACCAACACCACCACCGACCTGGATTCCATCGGCAAGGAATTCGGCGAGCTGGCTCTGGAAATCGGCCGCGTGCTGGCGGGCACCACCTTCAACGGCAAGAAGATCCTGGGCGCCGATGCGGTGATCCCGCAGGAGTTCCAGGTCGGCCCCAACACCGGCGCGGAAGACACCATCACGGTGACCACCTCGGACATGACGGTGGACCCCACCATCACCGCAGTCACCGGTGCCACCATCGGCAATGCCTCGACCACAGCCGATATCAAGGTCATCATCGACAACATCGACATCGCCCTGAACACGGTCAGCAGCCAGCGCGCCACGCTGGGCGCCTCGCAGAACCGTTTCGAGGCCGTGATCTCGAACCTGCAGGTTTCGGTGGAAAACCAAAGCGCCGCACGCAGCCGCATCATGGATGCCGACTACGCGGCAGAAACCTCCAACCTCAGCCGCACCCAGATCCTGCAACAGGCTGGCAATGCCATGGTGGCCCAGGCCAACCAGCTGCCACAGCAGGTGCTGAGTCTGCTGAAGGGTTGA
- a CDS encoding flagellar brake protein — protein MSSTPPPSTSPDSAASADSGDFRIQSPVEILGLLQRLQQEQTPLILSTPEGLSLSTRVCELDADKGRLLLDRPAAASPLPNLLGAQELTAVAYLDQIRLQFDLEGLMLLQAGPQASQDDLLRANLPQQLYRFQRRQAFRVRPTSRTPQAHVCVPGADEASPITLSLRVLDLSLGGLALLLPPGPAAPATGQLLQAVRVELDRHTRLMVDLRLQHVRPQTDGSRQLGLTFENLDPLAERDLQHYVEQAQKMARLLRKAQGTP, from the coding sequence ATGAGCTCCACTCCGCCTCCCTCCACCTCGCCCGACTCGGCTGCCTCTGCCGACTCGGGCGATTTTCGTATCCAGTCCCCGGTCGAGATTCTCGGTCTGCTGCAGCGCCTGCAGCAGGAGCAGACCCCGCTGATCCTCAGCACACCGGAGGGCCTCAGCCTCTCCACCCGAGTCTGCGAACTCGATGCCGACAAGGGCCGACTGCTGCTGGACCGGCCCGCAGCCGCCAGCCCGCTGCCGAACCTGCTGGGCGCCCAGGAGCTGACAGCCGTGGCCTATCTGGACCAGATCCGCCTGCAGTTCGATCTGGAGGGGCTGATGCTTTTGCAAGCCGGCCCGCAAGCCAGCCAGGATGATCTGCTGCGCGCCAATCTGCCTCAGCAGCTCTACCGCTTTCAGCGCCGCCAGGCCTTTCGCGTGCGCCCGACCAGCCGCACGCCGCAAGCCCATGTCTGCGTGCCCGGCGCCGACGAGGCCAGCCCCATCACCCTCAGCCTGCGCGTGCTGGACCTGAGCCTCGGTGGCCTGGCCCTGCTGCTGCCGCCCGGGCCGGCCGCGCCGGCCACCGGCCAGCTGCTGCAGGCCGTGCGGGTGGAGCTGGACCGGCACACCCGCCTGATGGTGGATCTGCGCCTGCAGCATGTGCGCCCGCAAACCGACGGCAGCCGCCAGCTGGGCTTGACCTTCGAGAACCTCGACCCACTCGCCGAGCGTGATCTGCAACACTATGTGGAACAGGCGCAGAAGATGGCACGCCTGCTGCGCAAGGCCCAGGGCACCCCATGA
- the fliD gene encoding flagellar filament capping protein FliD, which yields MASITSAGIGSGLDIESLITKLVSVERKPIATLKTATDGLKTQLSAYGKVQSSLSALRDAAAKLTNPDTWGAGLGTSSDASSVSVTPGPGAAAGNVAVSVSRLATAQSVSTSYQPATGPIGQGSITIELGKWNADQTSFDPKAGSSAVTIDISEGGNTLAQIRDKINAAKAGVTASIVTDQGGSRLVMRSTETGASNGFRIGVIDGDGLLDGQGLDALSFDPRTPDASKATQNQAAGNALAKLNGLDIESEANTLKDSIDGLTINLLKPTTADVNLTISADKEAIKKAVTDFATAYSSLAALVKDQTKYDQANKTAGTLQGEGSVLSVQSAMRGVSGGTTTLGGKFSRLADIGLDPVADGSLKVTTTKLDKSMADLDSLKQLFMAVDNGNAENSGIAQRMRKFADQALGIDGSLSTRQKGLQDRINGNALQSTKLEEKATLAETRLRARYTALDVQMGKLNNLSSYVSQQMALLNK from the coding sequence ATGGCAAGCATCACCTCCGCCGGCATTGGCAGCGGCCTCGACATCGAGTCACTGATCACCAAGCTGGTCTCGGTGGAACGGAAGCCGATCGCCACCTTGAAGACCGCCACCGACGGCTTGAAAACACAGCTCTCGGCCTATGGCAAGGTGCAAAGCAGCCTCTCGGCCTTGCGCGATGCCGCGGCCAAGCTGACCAACCCCGACACCTGGGGCGCGGGCCTGGGCACCTCCAGCGACGCCAGCAGCGTCAGCGTCACCCCGGGCCCAGGCGCCGCTGCAGGCAATGTGGCCGTCTCAGTCAGCCGGCTGGCCACGGCGCAGTCGGTCTCCACCAGCTACCAGCCCGCCACCGGGCCAATCGGCCAAGGCAGCATCACCATCGAGCTCGGCAAATGGAATGCCGACCAGACCAGCTTTGACCCCAAGGCCGGCAGCAGCGCGGTGACCATCGACATCAGCGAGGGTGGCAACACCCTGGCCCAGATCCGCGACAAGATCAACGCCGCCAAGGCCGGCGTCACGGCCTCCATCGTCACCGATCAGGGCGGTTCCCGTCTGGTCATGCGATCCACCGAAACCGGCGCCAGCAATGGCTTTCGCATCGGTGTGATCGATGGCGATGGTCTGCTGGACGGCCAAGGCCTGGACGCGCTGTCCTTCGACCCGCGCACGCCCGACGCCTCCAAGGCCACCCAGAACCAGGCCGCCGGCAATGCCCTGGCCAAGCTCAACGGGCTGGACATTGAATCGGAAGCCAACACACTCAAGGACTCCATCGACGGCCTGACCATCAACTTGCTCAAGCCCACCACCGCCGACGTCAACCTGACCATCTCGGCGGACAAAGAGGCCATCAAGAAAGCCGTCACGGATTTCGCCACCGCCTACAGCAGCCTGGCGGCCCTGGTGAAGGACCAGACCAAGTACGACCAAGCCAACAAAACCGCCGGCACCCTGCAAGGCGAAGGCTCGGTGCTGAGTGTGCAATCGGCCATGCGAGGCGTCAGCGGCGGCACCACCACCCTGGGTGGCAAGTTCAGCCGCCTGGCCGACATCGGCCTGGACCCCGTGGCCGACGGCAGCCTCAAGGTCACCACGACCAAGCTGGACAAATCCATGGCCGATCTGGACAGCCTCAAGCAGCTCTTCATGGCCGTGGACAACGGCAACGCCGAGAACAGCGGCATTGCGCAGCGCATGCGCAAGTTCGCCGACCAGGCCCTGGGCATTGACGGCAGCCTGAGCACGCGACAAAAAGGCCTGCAGGACCGCATCAACGGCAACGCTCTGCAAAGCACCAAACTGGAAGAAAAGGCCACACTGGCCGAGACCCGGCTGCGCGCGCGCTACACCGCACTCGATGTGCAGATGGGCAAGCTCAACAACCTGTCCAGCTATGTCAGCCAGCAAATGGCTTTGCTGAACAAGTAA
- a CDS encoding pilus assembly FimT family protein, whose translation MNHKSRPNMHRGFTLLEAAVVMAVLAVVMAVAVPSYRSFIQRQQLRDAANSLLMDLRNAREMSVSQRSPVFVSFQAGPEWCWGISRDHPCDCGPTVAGSSKSFDPATGRATACTLTRSKGRDYPDVRMDSAVDAEFEPALGQAPRHGATAFSTGKGQALRVELNSMGRVQVCGPAAQTASPC comes from the coding sequence ATGAATCACAAAAGCCGCCCGAACATGCACCGCGGCTTCACCCTGCTCGAAGCGGCCGTGGTCATGGCCGTGCTGGCCGTGGTGATGGCCGTTGCCGTGCCCAGTTACCGCAGCTTCATCCAGCGCCAGCAGCTGCGCGACGCGGCCAACAGCCTGCTGATGGACCTGCGCAACGCGCGGGAGATGAGCGTGTCCCAGCGCAGCCCGGTGTTCGTGAGCTTTCAGGCCGGGCCAGAGTGGTGCTGGGGCATCAGCCGCGACCACCCCTGCGACTGCGGCCCCACGGTGGCCGGCAGCAGCAAGTCCTTCGATCCAGCCACTGGGCGAGCCACCGCCTGCACACTGACCCGTAGCAAGGGGCGTGACTACCCCGATGTGCGAATGGATTCAGCCGTCGATGCCGAGTTTGAGCCAGCCCTGGGCCAGGCGCCGCGACATGGCGCCACGGCCTTCAGCACCGGCAAGGGCCAAGCCCTGCGCGTAGAACTCAACAGCATGGGGCGGGTGCAGGTGTGCGGGCCGGCAGCCCAGACGGCCTCGCCCTGCTGA
- a CDS encoding flagellar protein FliT: MNTQLLSYYEAIEQASADMLSAARTGNWDEVVKLEGACVLLISQLKHAAAGEKLAPEENKLKTRIMQRILLNDAEIRHLAEPWLDDLDQVLSGKSKTLH, translated from the coding sequence ATGAACACCCAACTTCTGAGCTACTACGAAGCCATTGAGCAAGCCAGCGCCGATATGCTGTCCGCCGCACGCACCGGCAACTGGGACGAAGTCGTCAAGCTCGAGGGCGCTTGCGTGCTGCTGATCTCCCAGCTCAAGCATGCCGCTGCCGGTGAAAAACTGGCCCCCGAAGAGAACAAGCTGAAGACACGCATCATGCAGCGCATCCTGCTCAACGACGCCGAGATCCGCCATCTGGCCGAACCCTGGCTGGATGATCTGGACCAGGTGCTGTCCGGCAAGAGCAAAACCTTGCACTGA
- the fliF gene encoding flagellar basal-body MS-ring/collar protein FliF, whose product MDNALSPAANTLPLVTPEPASFGARLAALPVRNKLMMGGGLAMLAAAVLAITLWSNQGDYRPVFTGLSDKDGGAVIAQLAQLNVPYRHEPGGTILVPAAQVYDVRMKLASAGLPKGSSVGFELMDKSSIGQTQFNERLNFQRGLEGELTRTITALADVADARVHLAMPEQNGFFREQQKPSASVMLTLRGGRSLDRAQIAGIVHLVSASVPGLSAKAVSVLDQTGALLSNSPEASNGLDSQQLQYKQQIESNFNKRIYELLEPVVGRGNLRATVTADVDFSQIESTAEEYKPNRGQGATAAVRSAQTNESVNGTPAPPTGVPGAAANQPQAPATAPIEGEAAPLQAAGGSPSNSTKRDSITNYELDKTVRVVRNATGNVRRLNAAVVINHRPNTDPKSKVANIPVPQEELDKLTALVKETMGFNQERGDSLKIISAPFLQDKQEEVELPLWKQPFVLDLLRSAAVPLALVLVALIAVFGMVRPAIKAANPPPPEASDTASQLNAVVDDENELPALGADGGLPALSGPVANEKLERARALARENPIAVANIMRNWINGEVE is encoded by the coding sequence ATGGACAACGCCCTCAGCCCCGCCGCCAACACCCTGCCCTTGGTGACACCCGAGCCTGCCAGCTTCGGTGCCCGCCTTGCAGCCTTGCCGGTGCGCAACAAGCTGATGATGGGCGGCGGCCTGGCCATGCTGGCCGCCGCCGTGCTGGCCATCACCCTGTGGTCCAACCAGGGCGACTACCGGCCGGTGTTCACCGGCTTGTCCGACAAGGACGGCGGCGCCGTCATCGCCCAGCTGGCCCAGCTGAACGTGCCCTACCGCCACGAACCCGGCGGCACCATTCTCGTGCCGGCGGCCCAGGTTTACGACGTGCGCATGAAGCTGGCCTCGGCCGGCCTGCCCAAGGGCAGCAGCGTGGGCTTCGAGCTGATGGACAAGAGCTCCATCGGCCAGACCCAGTTCAACGAACGGCTGAACTTCCAGCGCGGCCTGGAAGGCGAACTGACCCGCACCATCACCGCCCTGGCCGATGTGGCCGATGCCCGCGTGCACCTGGCCATGCCGGAGCAAAACGGCTTCTTCCGCGAGCAGCAAAAGCCCAGCGCCTCGGTCATGCTGACCCTGCGCGGCGGCCGCTCGCTGGACCGCGCCCAGATCGCCGGCATCGTCCACCTGGTTTCGGCCAGCGTGCCGGGTCTGTCGGCCAAGGCCGTCAGCGTGCTGGATCAGACCGGAGCCCTGCTGTCCAACAGCCCGGAAGCCAGCAATGGCCTGGACAGCCAACAGCTGCAATACAAGCAGCAAATCGAATCGAACTTCAACAAGCGCATTTATGAGCTGCTGGAGCCAGTGGTGGGCCGCGGCAATCTGCGCGCCACGGTGACGGCCGATGTCGACTTTTCGCAGATCGAGAGCACGGCCGAAGAGTACAAGCCCAATCGAGGCCAAGGCGCCACCGCCGCGGTGCGCAGCGCCCAGACCAACGAGTCCGTCAACGGCACGCCCGCGCCACCGACCGGCGTGCCCGGTGCCGCCGCCAACCAGCCGCAAGCCCCGGCCACCGCACCCATCGAAGGCGAAGCTGCGCCACTGCAGGCCGCCGGCGGTTCGCCCAGCAACAGCACCAAGCGCGACTCCATCACCAACTACGAGCTCGACAAGACCGTGCGCGTGGTGCGCAACGCCACCGGCAATGTGCGCCGACTGAATGCGGCCGTGGTCATCAACCACCGCCCCAACACCGACCCCAAGTCCAAGGTTGCCAACATCCCGGTTCCGCAGGAAGAGCTGGACAAGCTGACCGCTCTGGTCAAGGAGACCATGGGCTTCAACCAGGAGCGTGGTGACTCGCTCAAGATCATCAGCGCGCCCTTCCTGCAAGACAAGCAAGAAGAAGTGGAACTGCCGCTGTGGAAGCAGCCCTTTGTGCTGGACCTGCTGCGCAGCGCTGCCGTGCCACTGGCCTTGGTGCTGGTGGCCCTGATTGCCGTGTTCGGCATGGTGCGCCCGGCCATCAAGGCCGCCAACCCGCCACCGCCGGAAGCCAGCGACACCGCCTCGCAGCTCAACGCCGTGGTCGACGACGAGAACGAACTGCCCGCCCTGGGCGCCGACGGCGGCCTGCCCGCCCTGAGCGGCCCGGTGGCTAACGAAAAACTTGAGCGTGCCCGCGCACTGGCTCGCGAGAACCCGATTGCCGTGGCCAACATCATGCGCAACTGGATCAACGGTGAGGTCGAGTGA
- a CDS encoding flagellin N-terminal helical domain-containing protein, translated as MPSIINTNIGSLNAQRNASTTQLSLATSMQRLSSGMRVNSSKDDAAGLAIAERMQAQVRGMNVAVRNANDGISLAQTAEGALSKVGDSLQRMRELAVQARNATNTTTDLDSIGKEFAELGSEIQRVLAGTTFNGTAILGAGAKANDFQIGANTTVNDMVTVTTTNLTTDTDITAVTGDAIDNTKTVADLKTTIDNIDTAINTVSSTRATLGAAQNRFEAVISNLMVSVENQSASRSRIMDADYASETANLSRAQILQQAGTAMVSQANQMPQQVLSLLRGG; from the coding sequence ATGCCCTCCATCATCAACACCAATATTGGCTCGTTGAACGCACAACGTAACGCGTCAACCACACAGCTCTCTCTGGCCACCTCCATGCAGCGCCTGTCTTCGGGCATGCGCGTCAATTCCTCCAAGGATGACGCCGCCGGCCTGGCGATCGCCGAGCGCATGCAAGCCCAGGTGCGCGGCATGAACGTCGCCGTGCGCAATGCCAACGATGGCATCTCGCTGGCGCAGACCGCTGAAGGGGCGCTGTCCAAAGTGGGTGACTCCCTGCAGCGCATGCGTGAGCTGGCGGTGCAGGCCCGCAATGCCACCAACACCACCACGGACCTGGATTCCATCGGCAAGGAGTTCGCCGAGCTGGGCTCGGAAATCCAGCGCGTGCTGGCCGGCACCACCTTCAACGGCACCGCCATCCTCGGCGCAGGTGCGAAGGCCAATGACTTCCAGATCGGCGCCAACACGACGGTGAACGATATGGTGACGGTGACCACCACCAATCTGACCACCGATACCGACATCACGGCAGTCACCGGTGACGCGATCGACAACACCAAGACCGTGGCCGATCTGAAGACGACCATCGACAACATCGACACGGCCATCAACACGGTCAGCTCGACACGAGCCACCTTGGGTGCGGCGCAGAACCGATTCGAAGCGGTGATCTCCAACCTGATGGTGTCGGTGGAAAACCAGAGCGCTTCGCGCAGCCGCATCATGGATGCCGACTACGCCTCGGAAACCGCCAACCTCAGCCGCGCGCAGATCCTGCAGCAGGCCGGCACGGCGATGGTGTCGCAGGCCAACCAGATGCCGCAGCAAGTGCTGTCGCTGCTGCGTGGCGGCTGA
- a CDS encoding flagellin N-terminal helical domain-containing protein encodes MASLNAQRNVATSQSSLSISMQRLSSGMRVNSAKDDAAGLAIAERMSAQVRGMNVAVRNANDGISLAQTAEGALGKVADSLQRMRELGVQARNATNTTTDLDSIGKEFAELGAEIQRVLGGTTFNGTAILGAGAGAKAFQIGANTTTNDVVTVTTTNMGGNADITAVTSDVIDNTKTAADLKTTIDNIDTAINTVSSERATLGAAQNRFDAVISNLMVSVENQSASRSRILDADYATETANLSRSQILQQAGTAMIAQANQMPQQVLSLLR; translated from the coding sequence ATTGCTTCTCTGAACGCGCAACGCAACGTTGCCACGTCACAGTCTTCTCTCTCCATCTCCATGCAGCGCTTGTCTTCGGGCATGCGTGTCAACTCTGCCAAGGACGATGCCGCCGGTCTGGCCATCGCGGAACGCATGAGCGCCCAGGTGCGCGGCATGAACGTCGCGGTGCGCAATGCCAATGACGGCATCTCGCTGGCGCAGACCGCAGAAGGCGCGCTGGGCAAGGTGGCCGACTCTCTGCAACGCATGCGCGAGCTGGGTGTGCAGGCCCGTAACGCCACCAACACCACCACCGACCTGGACTCGATCGGCAAGGAGTTCGCCGAACTGGGCGCCGAAATCCAGCGGGTGCTGGGCGGCACCACCTTCAATGGCACGGCCATCCTCGGTGCTGGCGCAGGGGCCAAGGCCTTCCAGATTGGCGCCAACACCACAACCAATGACGTGGTCACGGTGACCACCACCAATATGGGTGGCAACGCCGACATCACAGCCGTCACCAGCGATGTGATCGACAACACCAAAACCGCTGCAGACCTGAAGACCACGATCGACAATATCGACACGGCCATCAACACGGTCAGCTCCGAGCGCGCCACCTTGGGCGCGGCCCAGAACCGCTTCGACGCCGTGATCTCCAATCTGATGGTCTCGGTGGAAAACCAGAGCGCTTCGCGAAGCCGCATTCTGGACGCCGACTACGCGACGGAAACCGCCAATCTGAGCCGCTCGCAGATCCTGCAGCAGGCGGGCACGGCCATGATTGCGCAAGCCAATCAGATGCCGCAGCAAGTCCTGTCGCTTCTTCGATGA
- a CDS encoding tetratricopeptide repeat protein has product MHTTTQASKKAGKQGQIESQAALAPAPQAQPTEMGTEAALLLAQARNAAFVEAAHGRLGLGMSMLKQALEQTPMSHDLMSDLAALLLSAGELAQAATYAKRALELHPHHGPSLYTLGFACSGLGKTLQAQKTLRHLLRLEPLAMDSLLDEAPDLLPVAEAELARLNSLLGLGD; this is encoded by the coding sequence ATGCACACAACGACGCAAGCAAGCAAGAAGGCCGGCAAGCAAGGCCAGATCGAGTCGCAAGCCGCGCTCGCTCCGGCCCCGCAGGCGCAGCCGACCGAAATGGGCACCGAGGCGGCGCTTCTGCTGGCCCAGGCCCGCAATGCTGCCTTTGTCGAGGCCGCGCACGGCCGCTTGGGCCTGGGCATGTCCATGCTCAAGCAGGCGCTGGAGCAGACCCCGATGTCGCACGATCTGATGAGCGATCTGGCCGCCTTGCTGCTGAGCGCTGGCGAGCTGGCCCAGGCCGCGACCTACGCCAAGCGTGCGCTGGAATTGCACCCGCACCATGGCCCCAGCCTCTACACCCTGGGCTTCGCCTGCTCGGGCCTGGGCAAGACCCTGCAGGCCCAGAAGACCCTGCGCCATCTGCTGCGCCTGGAACCGCTGGCCATGGACAGCCTGTTGGACGAAGCCCCGGATCTGCTGCCGGTGGCCGAGGCCGAGCTGGCGCGTTTGAATTCCCTGCTCGGTCTGGGCGACTGA
- the fliS gene encoding flagellar export chaperone FliS: MYGNAASPFASRTQRASMYRKVGLETDVQSASPHRLVAMLFDGIFAAMNQALVAIETNNTELKNNSLCRAVRILDEGLKATLNLEAGPLAQDLGDLYAYLCMRLTQANLRSDATLIEECQRLLTPVRDAWTAIGQSPEVQRAA; encoded by the coding sequence ATGTACGGCAACGCAGCCTCTCCGTTCGCATCCAGGACACAGCGCGCCTCGATGTACCGCAAGGTCGGACTGGAGACCGATGTTCAAAGCGCCAGCCCGCACCGTCTGGTCGCCATGCTGTTCGACGGCATCTTTGCCGCCATGAATCAAGCCCTGGTCGCCATCGAGACCAACAACACCGAGCTGAAGAACAACTCGCTGTGCCGCGCGGTTCGGATTCTGGACGAGGGCCTCAAAGCCACGCTGAACCTGGAAGCCGGCCCGCTGGCCCAGGACCTGGGTGACCTCTACGCCTACCTGTGCATGCGCCTGACTCAGGCCAATTTGCGCAGCGATGCAACCCTGATCGAAGAGTGCCAACGCCTGCTCACCCCGGTACGAGACGCCTGGACCGCCATCGGCCAGTCGCCGGAAGTGCAGCGCGCGGCCTGA